From a region of the Halolamina sp. CBA1230 genome:
- a CDS encoding HalX domain-containing protein, translating into MSEAGTGAGGRTDEREDDTRVLILEDEPDVAELYSTTVAAEGYDVDVANRLDEASAMVGGEYDIALLDRRLPDGHGEELLAEIRDRELDIRVGMVTAVEPDFDIVEMGFDLYVLKPLSQGDLLDAVERLGARSQYDDRLQRTASLASKRATLEAEKPREALERNEQYQQLTDELDELDDELDRITERFDTQDYRQLFEDIGS; encoded by the coding sequence ATGAGCGAGGCGGGCACCGGCGCGGGGGGCCGAACCGACGAGCGGGAGGACGACACGCGAGTGTTGATCCTCGAAGACGAACCGGACGTGGCGGAGCTCTACTCCACCACCGTCGCGGCCGAGGGGTACGACGTCGACGTCGCGAACAGGCTCGACGAGGCGTCGGCGATGGTGGGCGGGGAGTACGACATCGCGCTGCTCGATCGGCGGCTCCCGGACGGACACGGCGAGGAGCTGCTCGCGGAGATCCGCGACCGGGAGCTCGACATCCGGGTCGGGATGGTGACAGCTGTCGAGCCCGACTTCGACATCGTGGAGATGGGGTTCGACCTCTACGTGCTCAAGCCGCTCTCACAGGGCGACCTGCTCGACGCCGTCGAACGCCTCGGCGCGCGGAGCCAGTACGACGACCGGCTCCAGCGAACCGCGTCGCTGGCCTCCAAGCGGGCGACGCTCGAAGCCGAGAAACCCCGGGAGGCGCTCGAGCGCAACGAGCAGTACCAGCAGCTGACCGACGAGCTCGACGAGCTCGACGACGAACTCGACCGGATCACCGAACGGTTCGACACCCAGGACTACCGACAGCTGTTCGAGGATATCGGCAGCTAG
- a CDS encoding ATPase domain-containing protein, with amino-acid sequence MVDVTETGVDGLDSILNGGIVENSTVLVSGNPGTGKSIFGIQYLHTGVEEFDEKGIYISFEENAEDIREAAESIGFDDWGEMVDRGDIKVYDKSTMLREEDFNTAIDRLLQDFAGTTYDRLVLDSLTMFSLFFDDEKENRTYLLKFSDILKKNGLTSLLINEQGAVFPETEIGLENFLTDGNIYFIQTPTDNGVNRYVWVAKMRKQDINTDIFPMEIGDGGITVYERAGGFSMMGSEEQPGF; translated from the coding sequence ATGGTCGACGTGACCGAGACCGGCGTTGACGGTCTCGACTCTATTCTCAACGGCGGTATCGTCGAGAACTCGACGGTTCTGGTCAGCGGCAACCCCGGGACGGGCAAGAGCATCTTCGGCATCCAGTACCTCCACACCGGCGTCGAGGAGTTCGACGAGAAGGGGATCTACATCTCCTTCGAGGAGAACGCCGAGGACATCAGAGAGGCCGCGGAGTCGATCGGCTTCGACGACTGGGGCGAGATGGTCGATCGCGGCGACATCAAGGTGTACGACAAGTCGACGATGCTCCGGGAGGAGGACTTCAACACCGCGATCGACCGCCTGCTGCAGGATTTCGCCGGCACCACGTACGACCGGCTGGTGCTCGACTCGCTGACGATGTTCAGCCTCTTTTTCGACGACGAGAAGGAGAACCGCACCTACCTGCTGAAGTTCTCGGACATCCTCAAGAAGAACGGGCTCACCTCGCTGCTGATCAACGAGCAGGGCGCGGTGTTTCCCGAGACCGAGATCGGGCTGGAGAACTTCCTCACCGACGGCAACATCTACTTCATCCAGACGCCGACGGACAACGGCGTGAACCGCTACGTCTGGGTTGCGAAGATGCGCAAACAGGATATCAACACCGACATCTTCCCGATGGAGATCGGCGACGGCGGCATCACCGTTTACGAGCGCGCCGGCGGCTTCTCGATGATGGGTAGCGAGGAGCAGCCGGGGTTCTAG
- a CDS encoding helix-turn-helix domain-containing protein, whose amino-acid sequence MASDEIIEVLGNKYNPEILEAAGEPKSAQELSEELDVPIATCYRRIEELTEADLLELHDRPLSEEHRRIKVYRRCVDEVSIDFRDGLSVELEQRSDVTNKLDEVWRRMSQGQS is encoded by the coding sequence ATGGCCTCGGACGAGATCATCGAGGTGCTCGGGAACAAGTACAACCCGGAGATTCTCGAGGCAGCGGGCGAGCCGAAATCCGCACAGGAGCTCTCCGAGGAGCTCGACGTGCCGATCGCGACCTGCTACCGTCGGATAGAGGAGCTGACCGAGGCTGACCTGCTGGAGCTCCACGACCGGCCGCTCTCGGAGGAACACCGCCGGATCAAGGTGTACCGCCGCTGTGTCGACGAGGTGTCGATCGACTTCCGGGACGGGCTGAGCGTCGAACTCGAACAGCGCTCGGACGTGACCAACAAACTCGACGAGGTCTGGCGTCGGATGTCACAGGGACAGAGCTAG
- the sufU gene encoding Fe-S cluster assembly sulfur transfer protein SufU has translation MSGSDMYRQQILDHYKNPRNYGEMQDPDFSHVGENPSCGDTIQVDVKLADDDETIEAVSFTGDGCAISQAAASLLTQELPGNSIEELQAMDTDDIVDMLGVDISPMRIKCAVLARQIAQDGAKLYRGELDEKDRTITEE, from the coding sequence ATGAGTGGCTCGGACATGTACCGCCAGCAGATCCTCGACCACTACAAGAACCCGCGCAACTACGGGGAGATGCAGGACCCCGACTTCTCCCACGTGGGCGAGAACCCCTCCTGTGGCGACACGATCCAGGTCGACGTGAAGCTGGCCGACGACGACGAGACGATCGAGGCGGTCTCCTTCACCGGCGACGGCTGTGCCATCTCGCAGGCCGCGGCATCGCTGCTGACCCAGGAGCTCCCGGGCAACAGCATCGAGGAGCTGCAGGCGATGGACACCGACGACATCGTCGACATGCTCGGCGTCGACATCTCGCCGATGCGGATCAAGTGTGCGGTGCTCGCCCGCCAGATCGCCCAGGACGGCGCGAAGCTCTACCGCGGCGAACTCGACGAGAAGGACCGCACGATAACCGAAGAGTAG
- a CDS encoding aminotransferase class V-fold PLP-dependent enzyme yields the protein MATHETTALDVDAIREDFPILDRKVGGDVTVPGPDEGDDTTLYYLDNAATSHTPKQVVEAMTEYYYQYNSNVHRGIHSLSQEASVAYEEAHDRAAEFVGADGREEIVFTKNTTEAFNLVAYTWGLTELEPGENVVTTQMEHHASLVTWQQLCAKTGAEIRYVEIDDDGRLDMDDLREKVDDDTAMVSTVHISNTLGTINPVAEITDIAHEHDALSFVDGAQAVPTRPVDVDAIDADFYAFSGHKMLGPTGIGVLYGKEHLLEELPPFLVGGSMIRRVEFEDSTWEDLPWKFEAGTPPIAEAVGLTAAIDYLEDVGMDAIAQHEAELAGYAYDRLNEFDDIEIYGPREERGGLVGFNLESVHAHDLSSILDDHGVAVRAGDHCTQPLHDVLGVPASTRASFYLYNRKDEIDELIEAVDTARELFA from the coding sequence ATGGCTACCCACGAGACGACCGCGCTCGACGTCGACGCCATCCGGGAGGATTTCCCCATCCTCGACCGGAAAGTCGGCGGCGACGTGACCGTTCCCGGCCCGGACGAGGGTGACGACACGACGCTGTACTACCTCGACAACGCCGCGACCAGCCACACGCCGAAGCAGGTCGTCGAGGCGATGACCGAGTACTACTACCAGTACAACTCCAACGTCCACCGCGGCATCCACAGCCTGAGTCAGGAGGCATCCGTCGCCTACGAGGAGGCCCACGACCGCGCCGCCGAGTTCGTCGGCGCCGACGGTCGCGAGGAGATCGTGTTCACCAAGAACACCACCGAGGCGTTCAACCTCGTCGCCTACACCTGGGGGCTAACCGAGCTCGAACCGGGCGAGAACGTCGTCACCACGCAGATGGAGCACCACGCCTCCCTCGTGACGTGGCAGCAGCTCTGTGCCAAAACGGGCGCGGAGATCCGCTACGTCGAGATCGACGACGACGGGCGGCTCGACATGGACGACCTGCGCGAGAAGGTCGACGACGACACCGCGATGGTGAGTACGGTCCACATCTCGAACACGCTCGGGACGATCAACCCCGTCGCCGAGATCACGGACATCGCCCACGAGCACGACGCGCTCTCCTTCGTCGACGGCGCACAGGCCGTCCCCACGCGCCCGGTCGACGTGGACGCGATCGACGCCGACTTCTACGCGTTCTCGGGCCACAAGATGCTCGGCCCGACGGGGATCGGCGTACTCTACGGGAAGGAACACCTGCTCGAAGAACTCCCGCCGTTCCTCGTCGGCGGGTCGATGATCCGCCGCGTGGAGTTCGAGGACTCGACGTGGGAGGACCTTCCCTGGAAGTTCGAGGCCGGCACGCCGCCGATCGCCGAGGCCGTCGGCTTGACTGCCGCCATCGACTACCTCGAGGACGTGGGGATGGACGCGATCGCCCAGCACGAGGCCGAACTCGCGGGGTACGCCTACGACCGCCTGAACGAGTTCGACGACATCGAGATCTACGGCCCCCGCGAGGAGCGCGGCGGGCTGGTGGGGTTCAACCTCGAGAGTGTCCACGCCCACGACCTCTCCTCGATCCTCGACGATCACGGCGTCGCGGTCCGCGCGGGTGACCACTGCACCCAGCCGCTGCACGACGTGCTGGGCGTCCCCGCCTCGACGCGGGCCTCGTTCTACCTCTACAACCGCAAAGACGAGATCGACGAACTGATCGAGGCCGTCGATACGGCGCGCGAACTGTTCGCCTGA
- a CDS encoding DUF424 domain-containing protein: MLLRERETERGLLVSVCDADLLGRTFENGEVSITVEESFYGGDGAVEADADAVVDGLRRASVANLVGEECVGVAVEAGIIDEATVLEVGETRHAQLLQF; this comes from the coding sequence ATGCTGCTGCGCGAACGGGAGACCGAACGCGGCCTGCTCGTCTCGGTGTGTGACGCCGACCTGCTCGGCCGCACGTTCGAGAACGGGGAGGTCTCGATCACCGTCGAGGAGTCGTTCTATGGCGGCGACGGCGCCGTCGAGGCCGACGCCGACGCGGTCGTCGACGGCCTGCGCCGGGCCTCAGTCGCGAACCTCGTCGGCGAGGAGTGCGTCGGCGTCGCCGTCGAAGCGGGCATCATCGACGAGGCGACGGTGCTGGAGGTCGGGGAGACCCGCCACGCACAGCTGTTGCAGTTCTAA
- a CDS encoding tetratricopeptide repeat protein encodes MSDNPREDRDHQFSEGQGLPDEFEEFDIDPPELKVDPGEVDPVDTRVLSDLLDERNIAKEEVDTDQLIDVGVSYTKINRFEEATATFERAAQFAEDPQKEQEAWVNKGAAHAELEEYDEAIGAYKEAIDIDDDSEHAATAETNLAYALWEFGQSEEALRHAENAVEIDPRFAQAWYNRGFFMLERGLAEDAVDCFENAQRLGMNNAEVLEEKVRALEEVGREEEAEEVRQRAEEMREEAEQEMVEEY; translated from the coding sequence ATGAGTGACAACCCCCGTGAGGACCGTGACCACCAGTTCTCGGAGGGGCAGGGGCTCCCCGACGAGTTCGAGGAGTTCGACATCGACCCGCCCGAACTGAAAGTCGACCCCGGCGAGGTCGACCCCGTCGACACCCGGGTGCTGTCGGACCTGCTCGACGAGCGCAACATCGCGAAGGAGGAGGTCGACACCGACCAACTGATCGACGTCGGCGTCTCCTACACGAAGATCAACCGCTTCGAGGAGGCGACGGCGACGTTCGAGCGCGCCGCGCAGTTCGCCGAGGACCCCCAGAAGGAGCAGGAGGCCTGGGTGAACAAGGGCGCCGCCCACGCCGAACTCGAGGAGTACGACGAGGCGATCGGCGCGTACAAGGAGGCGATCGACATCGATGACGACTCCGAGCACGCCGCCACCGCCGAGACGAACCTCGCCTACGCCCTCTGGGAGTTCGGCCAGAGCGAGGAGGCGCTGCGCCACGCCGAGAACGCCGTCGAGATCGACCCCCGGTTCGCGCAGGCCTGGTACAACCGCGGCTTCTTCATGCTCGAACGCGGGCTCGCCGAGGACGCCGTCGACTGCTTCGAGAACGCCCAACGCCTCGGCATGAACAACGCCGAGGTGCTGGAGGAGAAAGTCCGCGCGCTCGAGGAGGTCGGCCGCGAGGAGGAGGCCGAGGAGGTCCGCCAGCGTGCCGAGGAGATGCGTGAGGAGGCCGAACAGGAGATGGTCGAGGAGTACTGA